One window of the Amycolatopsis mediterranei genome contains the following:
- a CDS encoding enoyl-CoA hydratase-related protein yields the protein MYEHLLMSRDGDTVTITMNRPARRNSLSADHLAELLSAFREAGTSDATGIVLAGAGPVFSAGHDFGDVAKRDLMGVRELLTVCTDLMKTMQSIPQVVIARVHGLATAAGCQLVASCDLAVAAESAGFALPGGKGGWFCHTPAVPVARSIGRKRLMELALTGDVIDAATALDWGLVNRVVPDEQLDDAVGDLLSRATRGSRASKSMGKMTLYAQLDRPEADAYAIALEVMAAASQLSGAREGMAAFLEKRKPSWTD from the coding sequence ATGTACGAGCACCTCCTGATGAGCCGGGACGGCGACACCGTCACGATCACCATGAACCGGCCGGCGCGGCGCAACTCGCTGTCCGCGGACCACCTCGCCGAGCTGCTGAGCGCGTTCCGCGAGGCGGGGACGTCCGACGCGACCGGCATCGTGCTGGCCGGCGCGGGACCGGTGTTCTCCGCGGGACACGACTTCGGCGACGTGGCCAAGCGCGACCTGATGGGCGTGCGCGAGCTGCTCACGGTGTGCACGGACCTGATGAAGACGATGCAGTCGATCCCGCAGGTGGTCATCGCGCGGGTGCACGGCCTGGCGACCGCGGCGGGCTGCCAGCTCGTGGCGTCGTGCGACCTGGCCGTGGCCGCCGAGTCGGCGGGCTTCGCGCTGCCGGGCGGCAAGGGCGGCTGGTTCTGCCACACGCCGGCGGTGCCGGTGGCGCGCTCGATCGGCCGCAAGCGGCTGATGGAGCTGGCGCTGACGGGTGACGTCATCGACGCGGCGACCGCGCTCGACTGGGGCCTGGTCAACCGCGTGGTGCCCGACGAACAGCTCGACGACGCCGTCGGGGACCTGCTTTCGCGGGCGACGCGCGGCAGCCGGGCCAGCAAGTCGATGGGCAAGATGACGCTGTACGCCCAGCTCGACCGGCCCGAGGCCGACGCGTACGCGATCGCACTGGAGGTCATGGCGGCGGCGTCCCAGCTGTCCGGCGCCCGCGAAGGCATGGCGGCGTTCCTCGAGAAGCGCAAGCCCTCCTGGACCGACTGA
- a CDS encoding PH domain-containing protein: MSAGEIDLLPGERVLWAGEPVQRPLYVAADGVIAPAGLVLAAAALWFLLTKQPSGLTMAAAVVALVLGCYGAVGRSVVRYLALGRTTYALTDNRVIARSGLFRQKERSSELAGLPAPVLKTGPSRTGTIAFGGPGTVTLMGIGEPKRVRDLLTKAIDEAKARQAPPAADSSAA; this comes from the coding sequence ATGTCAGCAGGCGAAATCGATCTTCTGCCCGGTGAACGCGTGCTCTGGGCGGGGGAGCCGGTCCAGCGCCCGCTCTACGTCGCCGCCGACGGGGTGATCGCCCCGGCCGGGCTCGTCCTCGCCGCCGCCGCTCTCTGGTTCTTGCTCACCAAGCAGCCGAGCGGCCTCACCATGGCCGCCGCGGTGGTCGCGCTGGTGCTCGGCTGCTACGGCGCGGTCGGCCGGTCGGTCGTCCGGTACCTCGCGCTCGGGCGCACCACCTACGCGCTGACGGACAACCGGGTCATCGCGCGTTCGGGCCTGTTCCGGCAGAAGGAACGTTCCAGCGAGCTGGCCGGCCTGCCGGCACCGGTGCTCAAGACGGGGCCGTCGCGCACCGGGACCATCGCCTTCGGCGGCCCGGGAACGGTGACGCTGATGGGCATCGGCGAGCCCAAGCGGGTCCGCGACCTGCTCACCAAGGCGATCGACGAGGCCAAGGCCCGCCAAGCCCCGCCGGCCGCGGACAGTTCGGCCGCCTGA
- a CDS encoding TetR/AcrR family transcriptional regulator, whose protein sequence is MVGKREWLDAGLVLLAEQGAPSVTIERLTERLGLSKGSFYHHFKGMSGYRTALLAHFETERTTRFVEQAEAAEGDRLRALLRLVLAPGPGPELEIAVRAWALQDAEARAVQERVDSTRVAYLTEISGDAGLAQALYLVVVGAGQVVPPLTGRQLKNALELVLGRRK, encoded by the coding sequence ATGGTGGGCAAACGGGAATGGCTGGACGCGGGACTGGTGCTGCTGGCGGAGCAGGGCGCGCCGTCGGTGACCATCGAACGGCTCACCGAACGCCTCGGGCTGTCGAAAGGCTCCTTCTACCACCACTTCAAAGGCATGAGCGGCTACCGCACCGCCCTGCTGGCGCACTTCGAGACCGAACGCACCACGCGGTTCGTGGAGCAGGCCGAAGCGGCCGAGGGTGACCGGCTGCGCGCGCTGCTGAGGCTCGTCCTGGCGCCCGGACCCGGGCCGGAACTGGAGATCGCCGTCCGGGCGTGGGCCCTGCAGGACGCCGAAGCCCGGGCGGTCCAGGAGCGCGTGGACTCGACCCGCGTGGCCTACCTGACCGAGATCAGCGGCGACGCCGGCCTCGCGCAGGCGCTGTACCTGGTCGTCGTCGGCGCGGGGCAGGTCGTGCCCCCGCTGACCGGGCGGCAGCTGAAGAACGCATTGGAACTCGTACTGGGGAGACGGAAATGA
- a CDS encoding LysE family translocator: protein MTWSSYGSYLVIVVLIVLAPGPDTMVMLKNALSGGFRGGLLASLGIFAGNAVQGSAAALGLGVLIARSQPVFLALKWAGAAYLVFLGVQALRGAFRGSYHAVEEGRRRRGGGFRRFREGFLSNITNPKVLVLYLSVLPQFLDPGRTTTWDALALAYTVAVLGVLWLLVLLVFVHRVRAWLERRRVRRALDGVTGTALLGFGAALALEA from the coding sequence GTGACGTGGAGTTCGTACGGGAGTTACCTGGTCATCGTGGTCTTGATCGTCCTCGCGCCGGGGCCGGACACGATGGTCATGCTCAAGAACGCGCTGTCCGGCGGGTTCCGCGGCGGCCTGCTCGCCTCGCTCGGCATCTTCGCCGGCAACGCCGTGCAGGGCAGCGCCGCGGCGCTGGGTCTCGGCGTCCTCATCGCCCGGTCGCAGCCGGTGTTCCTCGCGCTCAAGTGGGCCGGCGCGGCCTACCTCGTCTTCCTCGGCGTCCAGGCGCTGCGCGGGGCGTTCCGCGGCAGCTACCACGCCGTCGAAGAGGGCCGGCGACGCCGGGGCGGCGGGTTCCGGCGGTTCCGCGAGGGCTTCCTCTCCAACATCACCAACCCGAAGGTGCTGGTGCTGTACCTGTCCGTGCTGCCGCAGTTCCTCGATCCGGGGCGCACCACGACCTGGGACGCGCTCGCGCTGGCCTACACCGTTGCCGTGCTCGGCGTGCTGTGGCTGCTGGTGCTGCTGGTGTTCGTGCACCGCGTGCGCGCGTGGCTGGAGCGCCGCCGGGTGCGCCGTGCGCTGGACGGCGTCACCGGCACCGCGCTGCTCGGTTTCGGCGCCGCGCTCGCCCTGGAGGCCTGA
- a CDS encoding GlxA family transcriptional regulator encodes MRTIGVLLLPGTRMFDLAVIGEVWGQDRTDSGIGPFTLRLCSVGRVRTPASPFGDIAATHGLAGLDGCDLVLAPGRDDPLAPVPPSAVAALRRAHRAGATVAGLCSGAFTLAAAGLLDGRPATTHWRDLDALAGVAPRADLQRDVLYTDDGGILTSAGVVGGLDLCLYLVRRDHGADVAARLARRLVMPPAREGGQRQYVDNPVPPSAAQPGLASTMDWALARLGSGIGVEDLVGHARMSERTFHREFAAAAGVTPGRWLRVQRVRYAQRLLETTALPVERVAQRSGLGTAANLRRRMRAEVGVGPDGYRRTFRSGGATVGECTSTS; translated from the coding sequence ATGCGCACCATCGGCGTCCTCCTCCTGCCGGGCACCCGGATGTTCGACCTCGCGGTGATCGGCGAGGTCTGGGGCCAGGACCGGACCGACAGCGGGATCGGCCCGTTCACCCTCCGGCTGTGCAGCGTGGGCCGGGTGCGGACACCGGCGTCGCCGTTCGGTGACATCGCGGCCACGCACGGGCTCGCCGGGCTCGACGGCTGCGACCTCGTGCTGGCACCCGGCCGTGACGACCCGCTCGCGCCGGTGCCGCCGTCCGCCGTCGCGGCACTGCGCCGGGCGCACCGGGCGGGCGCGACCGTCGCCGGGCTGTGCTCCGGCGCGTTCACGCTGGCCGCCGCCGGCCTGCTCGACGGCCGTCCGGCGACCACGCACTGGCGCGACCTCGACGCCCTGGCCGGCGTCGCCCCGCGGGCGGACCTGCAGCGTGACGTGCTCTACACCGACGACGGCGGGATCCTGACGTCCGCCGGTGTCGTCGGCGGCCTCGACCTCTGCCTGTACCTGGTCCGGCGCGACCACGGCGCCGACGTCGCCGCCCGGCTGGCGCGCCGGCTGGTGATGCCACCGGCACGGGAGGGCGGTCAGCGCCAGTACGTCGACAACCCGGTGCCGCCGTCGGCGGCCCAGCCCGGTCTCGCGTCCACAATGGACTGGGCGCTGGCCCGCCTCGGCTCCGGCATCGGCGTCGAGGACCTGGTCGGGCACGCGCGGATGAGCGAACGGACGTTCCACCGCGAGTTCGCGGCGGCCGCCGGTGTCACGCCGGGGCGCTGGCTGCGCGTCCAGCGCGTCCGGTACGCGCAGCGCCTGCTGGAGACGACGGCGCTGCCGGTCGAGCGGGTCGCGCAGCGATCGGGGCTGGGCACGGCGGCCAACCTGCGCCGGCGGATGCGCGCCGAGGTCGGCGTCGGCCCGGACGGTTACCGGCGCACATTCCGGTCCGGAGGGGCTACGGTCGGGGAATGTACGAGCACCTCCTGA
- a CDS encoding protein meaA — MPYPTDHERDRPWVMRTYAGHSSAAASNELYRRNLAKGQTGLSVAFDLPTQTGYDPDHQLSRGEVGKVGVPVSHIGDMRRLFDGIPLAEANTSMTINAPAMWLLALYVSVAREQAETEGRDVDEVLAKLTGTTQNDIIKEYLSRGTYIFPPGPSLRLITDVIAWTVHHVPKWNPINICSYHLQEAGATPTQEVAYALCTAIAVLDAVRDSGQVDAADMAKVVARISFFVNAGVRFVEEMSKMRAFTALWDELTRDRYGVTDPQARRLRYGVQVNSLGLTEAQPENNVQRIVLEMLAVSLSRGARARAIQLPAWNEALGLPRPWDQQWALRMQQVLAFETDLLEYEDIFDGSHVIQAKVDEIMAGAREEIARVQDLGGAVAAVESGYMKSQLVASLAEYRREMENGERVLVGVNKFDTTEPSPLQAEGAKAIETIDPAVEKAAVTAIEEWRDQRDNDAVERSLATLKERAQTTENLFEATVDCARAGVTTGEWAGALREVFGEYRAPTGVSAAAVAGVGDPELERVRARVRETGAELGERLRILVGKPGLDGHSNGAEQVAVRARDVGFEVVYQGIRLTPEQIVAAAVQEGVHVVGLSVLSGSHLEVVPHVVDGLRAAGAGDVPVIVGGIIPPDDAALLAERGIARVFTPKDYELTGIMDGIVSLIRERHGLS; from the coding sequence GTGCCGTACCCAACGGATCACGAGCGAGACCGACCGTGGGTGATGCGGACCTACGCGGGGCACTCCTCCGCGGCCGCGTCGAACGAGCTCTACCGCCGCAACCTCGCGAAGGGGCAGACCGGGCTCTCGGTCGCGTTCGACCTCCCGACCCAGACCGGCTACGACCCGGACCACCAGCTCTCCCGCGGTGAGGTCGGCAAGGTCGGCGTGCCGGTGTCGCACATCGGCGACATGCGGCGGCTCTTCGACGGCATCCCGCTCGCCGAGGCCAACACGTCGATGACGATCAACGCGCCGGCCATGTGGCTGCTCGCGCTGTACGTCTCCGTGGCGCGCGAGCAGGCCGAGACCGAGGGCCGAGACGTCGACGAGGTCCTCGCGAAGCTCACCGGCACCACGCAGAACGACATCATCAAGGAGTACCTGTCCCGCGGGACCTACATCTTCCCGCCGGGGCCGAGCCTGCGGCTGATCACCGACGTGATCGCCTGGACCGTGCACCACGTCCCCAAGTGGAACCCGATCAACATCTGCAGCTACCACCTGCAGGAAGCCGGGGCGACGCCGACGCAGGAGGTCGCGTACGCGCTGTGCACCGCGATCGCCGTGCTCGACGCCGTCCGCGACTCGGGGCAGGTCGACGCGGCCGACATGGCCAAGGTCGTCGCGCGGATCTCCTTCTTCGTCAACGCCGGCGTCCGGTTCGTCGAAGAGATGTCGAAGATGCGCGCGTTCACCGCGCTCTGGGACGAGCTCACGCGGGACCGGTACGGCGTGACCGATCCCCAGGCCCGCCGGCTGCGGTACGGCGTGCAGGTCAACTCGCTCGGCCTCACCGAAGCCCAGCCGGAGAACAACGTCCAGCGGATCGTGCTCGAGATGCTCGCGGTGTCGCTCTCCCGCGGCGCCCGCGCCCGCGCGATCCAGCTGCCCGCGTGGAACGAGGCCCTCGGCCTGCCGCGGCCGTGGGACCAGCAGTGGGCGCTGCGGATGCAGCAGGTCCTCGCCTTCGAGACGGACCTGCTGGAGTACGAGGACATCTTCGACGGCTCGCACGTCATCCAGGCCAAGGTCGACGAGATCATGGCCGGTGCCCGCGAGGAGATCGCCCGCGTGCAGGACCTCGGCGGCGCGGTCGCCGCGGTCGAGAGCGGCTACATGAAGTCGCAGCTGGTCGCATCGCTGGCCGAGTACCGCCGGGAGATGGAGAACGGCGAACGGGTCCTGGTCGGCGTCAACAAGTTCGACACGACCGAGCCGTCACCGCTGCAGGCCGAAGGGGCGAAGGCGATCGAGACGATCGACCCCGCCGTCGAGAAGGCCGCCGTCACCGCCATCGAAGAGTGGCGCGACCAGCGTGACAACGACGCCGTCGAGCGGTCGCTGGCCACGCTGAAGGAACGCGCCCAGACCACGGAGAACCTCTTCGAGGCCACTGTGGACTGTGCGCGGGCCGGCGTGACCACCGGCGAGTGGGCCGGTGCGCTGCGCGAGGTGTTCGGCGAATACCGGGCACCCACCGGCGTTTCCGCCGCCGCGGTCGCCGGCGTGGGCGATCCCGAGCTGGAGCGGGTGCGCGCGCGGGTCCGGGAAACCGGGGCGGAGCTGGGCGAGCGGCTGCGCATCCTGGTCGGCAAGCCCGGCCTCGACGGGCACTCCAACGGCGCCGAGCAGGTCGCCGTCCGGGCGCGCGACGTCGGCTTCGAGGTCGTCTACCAGGGCATCCGGCTGACGCCCGAGCAGATCGTCGCCGCCGCGGTGCAGGAAGGCGTGCACGTCGTCGGGCTCTCCGTGCTCTCCGGTTCGCACCTCGAGGTCGTCCCGCACGTCGTCGACGGTCTGCGCGCCGCGGGGGCGGGCGACGTGCCGGTGATCGTCGGCGGCATCATCCCGCCGGACGATGCCGCGCTGCTCGCCGAACGCGGCATCGCCCGGGTGTTCACGCCCAAGGACTACGAGCTCACCGGGATCATGGACGGCATCGTCAGCCTGATCCGGGAGCGGCACGGCCTCAGCTGA
- a CDS encoding DUF2867 domain-containing protein produces MTEPHLDGADYVEFKEIESENSLREFVAGVFGWSPAWVKALFGVRYVLAKALRLDTAAIPRTGRLRPEDVGFAPGDRIAFFTVRSGDPERYLVAGVDDSHLTGYLTFEAVPRGFRLGTIVHFHNRVGPAYFALIKPFHHLVIRGMLKAGAARPA; encoded by the coding sequence ATGACCGAGCCACACCTCGACGGCGCCGATTACGTCGAGTTCAAGGAGATCGAGAGCGAGAACAGCCTGCGCGAGTTCGTCGCGGGCGTCTTCGGCTGGTCGCCGGCCTGGGTGAAGGCCCTGTTCGGCGTCCGGTACGTGCTCGCCAAGGCGTTGCGGCTCGACACCGCGGCCATTCCGCGCACCGGCCGGCTCCGGCCCGAGGACGTCGGCTTCGCGCCCGGCGACCGGATCGCGTTCTTCACCGTCCGGTCCGGCGATCCGGAGCGGTACCTGGTGGCAGGCGTGGACGACAGCCACCTGACCGGCTACCTGACGTTCGAGGCGGTGCCGCGCGGCTTCCGGCTCGGCACGATCGTGCACTTCCACAACCGCGTCGGCCCGGCCTACTTCGCGCTGATCAAGCCGTTCCACCACCTGGTGATCCGCGGGATGCTCAAGGCCGGTGCCGCTCGGCCAGCATGA
- a CDS encoding DUF1653 domain-containing protein — protein MRPGRYVHYKGGEYEVLGVARHSETEEELVVYRALYGERGLWVRPAAMFTETVETPAGRVPRFRRVAD, from the coding sequence GTGCGGCCGGGCCGGTACGTCCACTACAAGGGCGGCGAGTACGAGGTGCTCGGCGTGGCCCGGCACAGCGAGACCGAAGAGGAACTCGTGGTGTACCGGGCGCTCTACGGCGAGCGCGGGCTGTGGGTCCGCCCGGCGGCGATGTTCACCGAGACCGTGGAGACACCGGCCGGCCGGGTTCCGCGGTTCCGGCGGGTGGCGGACTGA
- a CDS encoding NUDIX domain-containing protein, producing the protein MDPIQRVASREVYRNNWMTVREDEIRRSDGSPGIYGVIDKPAYALVIAQDGDRFRLVEQFRYPLGERRWEFPQGTAPDLADVPPAELAVRELREETGLSAGSMVPLGKLDVAAGMSSQRGWVFLATDITEGEPEREHEEQDMRSAWFARADVEKMILAGDITDAQSIAAWAQLMLAERHRP; encoded by the coding sequence GTGGACCCCATTCAGCGTGTCGCGTCCCGCGAGGTGTACCGGAACAACTGGATGACGGTGCGGGAGGACGAGATCCGCCGCTCCGACGGCTCGCCGGGCATCTACGGCGTGATCGACAAGCCGGCGTACGCGCTGGTCATCGCCCAGGACGGCGACCGGTTCCGGCTGGTCGAGCAGTTCCGCTACCCGCTCGGCGAGCGGCGCTGGGAGTTCCCCCAGGGCACCGCGCCGGACCTGGCCGACGTGCCGCCGGCCGAGCTCGCCGTGCGGGAACTGCGCGAGGAGACCGGGCTGAGCGCCGGCTCGATGGTCCCGCTCGGCAAGCTCGACGTCGCCGCCGGCATGAGCAGCCAGCGCGGCTGGGTGTTCCTCGCCACGGACATCACCGAGGGCGAGCCGGAGCGCGAGCACGAGGAGCAGGACATGCGCAGCGCGTGGTTCGCGCGGGCGGACGTCGAGAAGATGATCCTCGCGGGCGACATCACCGACGCGCAGTCGATCGCCGCGTGGGCGCAGCTCATGCTGGCCGAGCGGCACCGGCCTTGA
- a CDS encoding sodium:solute symporter family protein yields the protein MLVLADANLRLDASAIDYIELAFYFVLVLGIGYLARRQVSSSLDFFLSGRSLPAWVTGLAFISANLGAVEVMGMSANGAKYGLPTVHYFWIGAIPAMLFLGIVMMPFYYGSKVRSVPEFMRRRFGKPAHLVNGVSFAAAQILIAGANLFLLASVVKLLLGWPLWVSIVVAAAIVLSYTALGGLSAAIYNEVLQFFVIVIALVPLTIIGLVKVGGWQGLVDKVTNSPGGTAQLHSWPGDNLTGFGNNILSILGIVFGLGFVLSFGYWTTNFVEVQRAMASKSMSAARRTPIIGAFPKMLVPFIVIIPGMIAAVTVSEYVKDKQVLLDGGTAESGVTFNNALLLLMRDLLPNGMLGIAIAGLLASFMAGMAANLSSFNTVFTYDIWQTYVQKDKPDHYYLNLGRIVTSAGTILAIGTAFIASQSSNILDYLQDLFSFFNAPLFATFILGMFWKRMTPHAGWSGLVLGTASAITVWGLSKAGVLGLTGQGISFVAAGTAFVVDIVVSVAVSLATRPKPDEELVGLVYSLTPKETRRHDSTGENAGWYRKPGLLAGIVLVLTIALNAIF from the coding sequence GTGCTCGTCCTAGCCGATGCGAACCTGCGACTCGACGCGAGCGCGATCGACTACATCGAATTGGCGTTCTACTTCGTGCTCGTGCTCGGCATCGGGTACCTGGCGCGGCGGCAGGTGTCGAGCAGCCTCGACTTCTTCCTGTCCGGCCGGTCGCTGCCCGCCTGGGTCACCGGCCTGGCGTTCATTTCGGCGAACCTCGGCGCGGTCGAAGTCATGGGCATGTCGGCGAACGGGGCCAAGTACGGCCTGCCGACCGTGCACTACTTCTGGATCGGCGCCATCCCGGCGATGCTGTTCCTCGGCATCGTGATGATGCCCTTCTACTACGGCTCGAAAGTCCGCAGCGTTCCCGAATTCATGCGGCGGCGCTTCGGTAAGCCGGCCCACCTGGTCAACGGCGTCAGCTTCGCCGCCGCCCAGATCCTGATCGCGGGCGCGAACCTCTTCCTGCTGGCCAGCGTCGTCAAGCTGCTCCTCGGCTGGCCGCTGTGGGTGTCGATCGTCGTCGCCGCCGCGATCGTGCTCTCCTACACCGCGCTCGGCGGCCTCTCCGCCGCGATCTACAACGAGGTCCTGCAGTTCTTCGTCATCGTCATCGCGCTGGTGCCGCTGACGATCATCGGCCTGGTCAAGGTCGGTGGCTGGCAGGGCCTGGTCGACAAGGTCACCAACAGCCCGGGCGGCACCGCACAGCTGCACTCGTGGCCCGGTGACAACCTGACCGGCTTCGGCAACAACATCCTGTCGATCCTCGGCATCGTGTTCGGCCTCGGATTCGTGCTCTCCTTCGGTTACTGGACGACGAACTTCGTCGAAGTCCAGCGCGCGATGGCGTCGAAGAGCATGTCGGCCGCGCGGCGCACCCCGATCATCGGCGCGTTCCCGAAGATGCTGGTCCCGTTCATCGTGATCATCCCCGGCATGATCGCCGCGGTCACCGTGTCCGAGTACGTGAAGGACAAGCAGGTCCTGCTCGACGGGGGCACCGCGGAAAGCGGCGTCACGTTCAACAACGCGCTCCTGCTGCTGATGCGCGACCTGCTCCCGAACGGCATGCTCGGCATCGCCATCGCCGGTCTGCTCGCTTCGTTCATGGCCGGCATGGCGGCCAACCTGAGCTCGTTCAACACGGTCTTCACCTACGACATCTGGCAGACCTACGTCCAGAAGGACAAGCCGGACCACTACTACCTGAACCTGGGCCGCATCGTGACGTCGGCCGGCACGATCCTCGCGATCGGCACGGCGTTCATCGCGTCGCAGTCCAGCAACATCCTGGACTACCTGCAGGACCTGTTCTCGTTCTTCAACGCGCCGCTGTTCGCGACCTTCATCCTCGGCATGTTCTGGAAGCGGATGACGCCGCACGCCGGCTGGAGCGGCCTGGTGCTCGGCACCGCGTCCGCGATCACCGTCTGGGGCCTGTCGAAGGCCGGGGTGCTGGGCCTGACCGGCCAGGGCATCAGCTTCGTCGCCGCGGGGACCGCGTTCGTCGTCGACATCGTGGTGAGCGTCGCCGTCTCGCTGGCGACCCGGCCGAAGCCGGACGAGGAGCTGGTCGGCCTGGTCTACTCGCTCACGCCGAAGGAAACCCGCCGGCACGACTCGACCGGCGAAAACGCGGGCTGGTACCGCAAGCCGGGCCTGCTCGCGGGCATCGTGCTCGTCCTGACCATCGCCCTGAACGCCATCTTCTAG
- the nucS gene encoding endonuclease NucS, translating into MRLVIARCQVDYAGRLTAHLPMATRLLLVKSDGSVSVHSDDRAYKPLNWMSPPCWLIEDGKLWIVENKQGEKLVISIEEVFHDYSQALGAEPGLQKDGVEAHLQELLAEHIKTLGDGYTLVRREFPTAIGPVDIMARDADGKSVAVEIKRRGEIDGVEQLTRYLELLNRDPLLAPVQGVFAAQIIKPQARTLAEDRGIRCLTLDYDELRGIESDEFRLF; encoded by the coding sequence GTGCGTCTCGTGATCGCGCGGTGCCAGGTCGACTACGCCGGCCGGCTCACCGCCCACCTGCCGATGGCCACCCGCCTGCTGCTCGTCAAGTCCGACGGCTCGGTGTCGGTGCACTCCGACGACCGTGCGTACAAGCCGTTGAACTGGATGAGCCCGCCCTGCTGGCTGATCGAGGACGGCAAGCTCTGGATCGTCGAGAACAAGCAGGGCGAGAAGCTGGTGATCTCGATCGAAGAGGTCTTCCACGACTACTCGCAGGCCTTGGGCGCCGAACCGGGCTTGCAGAAGGACGGCGTCGAAGCGCACCTGCAGGAACTGCTGGCCGAGCACATCAAGACCCTCGGCGACGGCTACACCCTGGTCCGCCGCGAATTCCCCACGGCGATCGGCCCGGTCGACATCATGGCCCGCGACGCCGACGGCAAGTCGGTGGCGGTCGAGATCAAGCGCCGCGGCGAAATCGACGGCGTCGAGCAGCTGACGCGCTACCTGGAACTGCTCAACCGCGACCCGCTGCTGGCGCCGGTGCAGGGCGTCTTCGCGGCCCAGATCATCAAGCCGCAGGCCCGGACGCTGGCCGAGGACCGCGGCATCCGCTGCTTGACACTGGACTACGACGAGCTCCGCGGCATCGAGTCCGACGAGTTCCGGCTGTTCTGA
- a CDS encoding LysE family translocator, producing the protein MTWSTYAGFAGMMAFLAMMPGPDTMVVLKNALTGGARGGGWACAGITVANFLQGTAAALGLGAVITRYQPVFETVKWLGAAYLVFLGVQALRGAWRGDYEALDDVRRARASRGRRFREGFLSNITNPKVIVLYLSVLPQFLTPGVTDQSDALLLAYTVAALGVVWQVLLLLFVHRVRGWLGQRKVRRAMDGATGTALVGFGAGLALEG; encoded by the coding sequence ATGACCTGGAGCACCTACGCCGGTTTCGCCGGGATGATGGCGTTCCTGGCGATGATGCCGGGCCCGGACACGATGGTCGTGCTGAAGAACGCCCTGACCGGCGGCGCCCGCGGCGGCGGCTGGGCGTGCGCGGGGATCACCGTCGCGAACTTCCTGCAGGGCACGGCGGCGGCGCTCGGCCTGGGCGCGGTGATCACCCGCTACCAGCCCGTGTTCGAGACGGTCAAGTGGCTCGGCGCGGCCTACCTGGTCTTCCTCGGCGTCCAAGCCCTCCGCGGCGCCTGGCGCGGCGACTACGAGGCCCTCGACGACGTCCGGCGGGCCCGCGCCTCCCGCGGACGGCGGTTCCGCGAAGGGTTCCTGTCCAACATCACCAACCCGAAGGTGATCGTGCTGTACCTGTCGGTGCTGCCGCAGTTCCTGACCCCGGGCGTGACGGACCAGTCCGACGCGCTGCTGCTGGCGTACACGGTCGCGGCGCTGGGCGTGGTGTGGCAGGTGCTGCTGCTGTTGTTCGTGCACCGGGTCCGCGGCTGGCTGGGACAGCGGAAGGTCCGCCGGGCGATGGACGGGGCGACGGGCACCGCGCTGGTGGGGTTCGGCGCGGGACTCGCCCTCGAAGGTTAA
- a CDS encoding cysteine hydrolase family protein encodes MTEPALILIDVQRGFDDPQFWGPRNNPGAEANMKALLDAWQERRLPVVLVHHDSPKPGSPLRPGQPGNDFKPELDGARPDLVFGKQVNSAFIGDVDLDAWLRKRGITSFVVAGIQTNFCCETTARMGGNLGYDVTFALDATFTFDLEGPDGSVLTAGELSRATATNLHGGGFATVQSTKDILAALS; translated from the coding sequence ATGACCGAACCGGCACTCATCCTGATCGACGTCCAGCGCGGGTTCGACGACCCGCAGTTCTGGGGCCCGCGCAACAACCCGGGCGCCGAAGCGAACATGAAGGCCCTGCTCGACGCGTGGCAGGAGCGGCGGCTGCCGGTGGTGCTCGTGCACCACGATTCGCCGAAGCCCGGCTCGCCGCTGCGGCCCGGCCAGCCCGGCAACGACTTCAAGCCCGAACTCGACGGCGCCCGGCCGGACCTGGTGTTCGGCAAGCAGGTCAACTCGGCCTTCATCGGCGACGTCGACCTCGACGCGTGGCTGCGCAAGCGCGGCATCACGAGCTTCGTCGTGGCCGGCATCCAGACGAACTTCTGCTGCGAGACCACCGCGCGGATGGGCGGGAACCTCGGCTACGACGTCACTTTCGCCCTCGACGCCACGTTCACGTTCGACCTCGAAGGCCCCGACGGCAGCGTGCTCACCGCCGGCGAGCTGTCTCGCGCGACGGCGACCAACCTGCACGGTGGCGGCTTCGCCACCGTGCAGTCCACAAAGGACATCCTGGCCGCGCTCAGCTGA